From Ndongobacter massiliensis:
ATCGATAAGGAAAAAATCTTGGAGCAGATCAAAAAGCGACCGGGCATCGAACTTGTCGATGTGGATAGCCTGTATGAGGACGCTGTCCAGGACGTGCTGGACTTTACACACCGCGACCGGGCGGAACTGACCGAGGCGATGGGGTCTGTCATCAAGGACCTCATCGCTTTTCGATTTAATACGCTTGGCGTGGAGGGCGTTACGGCTGAGTCCAACGGCGGTGTTAATACACATTACGAACAAGACATCCCGCCGCGTATCAAGGCCAAGCTGCGGAGTTTTCGGAGGTTGAATTATGTCCGTCAACAGTCGAATGAAAGAGGTTGAAGTATATTGCCTTATTGAGACGACAACGCCTTCCGGTGCGAAGCGGCAAACCTGGACAAAAGAGCCGGCGCCGACGCCGATGGCCATCTACCAGTTAAACCAGTTTGTGAGCGTGGTGATGTACCGTAACACGGAGACAACTCACTTTGCTGTAACGCATCGAAAAAATTTGGTTGCCGGCAAAACGCGCCTCAAGTTGGATGGACAATGCTACCAAGTGGAACATGTTGACCGAGAGCATCGTATGGCAAATCTATCACTCAAGGAGATCCAGCCATGGTAGATGACTTAATTAAAGTGAACGTCAATACAGAGGCGTTTGAAAAGGGCTTTGCGCTGGTCTCTAAGCAACTCATTGAGCTTGTCGCGCTTCGCGTCCGGACTGCCGGCGAGTACCTCAAAGGCCAAGCGGTCGAAGAGGCGCCGTCCGATACGGGTGCGCTGCGTGCTGCGATGTTTACCGATACCGAGTGTAGCGATGAAGCAATTGTTGCGCACGTGGG
This genomic window contains:
- a CDS encoding phage head-tail connector protein, whose translation is MPIDKEKILEQIKKRPGIELVDVDSLYEDAVQDVLDFTHRDRAELTEAMGSVIKDLIAFRFNTLGVEGVTAESNGGVNTHYEQDIPPRIKAKLRSFRRLNYVRQQSNERG